One genomic region from Ptychodera flava strain L36383 chromosome 5, AS_Pfla_20210202, whole genome shotgun sequence encodes:
- the LOC139132600 gene encoding uncharacterized protein, translating into MSESREPRISPLNDLYYDIHSKLRGDEAKAMKKLLRNTIPMTDMESLDSFYDVLVKLEEQLLISAKNLGLVRDLLLKVGRNDIAELVRKFEESSRDGAAQYMAGQQTEVVTMKRRSSDGPQSPHTCGETADGPNTVGQRDASLIYLGLVTEV; encoded by the exons ATGTCCGAGAGCAGAGAACCACGCATCAGTCCACTAAATGACCTGTACTATGATATACATTCGAAGCTGCGTGGTGACGAAGCCAAAGCGATGAAGAAATTACTGAGAAATACGATTCCGATGACGGACATGGAATCTTTGGACAGCTTTTATGACGTGCTTGTGAAGCTGGAAGAACAATTACTGATATCAGCAAAAAACCTAGGTCTCGTTAGGGACTTACTCCTAAAGGTTGGGCGAAACGATATCGCTGAGTTAGTCAGAAAGTTTGAGGAGTCCAGCAGAGATGGAGCTGCACAATACATGGCTGGACAGCAAACAG AAGTTGTTACTATGAAAAGGCGTAGTTCAGATGGACCACAGTCCCCCCACACATGTGGAGAGACTGCGGATGGACCGAACACTGTAGGACAAAGAGATGCAAGTCTGATCTATCTG GGGCTGGTGACAGAAGTCTAA